A part of Limibacillus halophilus genomic DNA contains:
- a CDS encoding DEAD/DEAH box helicase translates to MFRQLDYQDRVLTTLDDYLDFLKGKKTQADKIAALAIQNPDLGLTIPDFAKEAWEALKVDGKLPASRAAIPFSPRMDGCNRPVPNTVLKVPTGGGKTWLAVSAVSKIMSRYLDRNAGFILWIVPNEAIYTQTLKHLKDREHPYRQALDRAAAGRVRIMEKSDRLDARDVETHLCIMILMLQSSNRENQDTLKMFQDRGDVHGFFPPEGEQQAHKAALDHIPNLSAYFADTPWPMIKESLGNALRTIRPVVVMDEGHRAVSDLAFATLYGFNPCFVLELTATPQDVQPRGGRNPREGRYANVLVEVTGRELDREGMIKMPLNLDPRQGNDWKATLNAAVAKITDLDKEAKKLQADTGRYIRPIMLIQVERTGADQRESGHIHADDVKEWLLTAGFDEAAIAIKTAEQNDLNQPENLDLLAPTNRVRAIITKQALQEGWDCPFAYVLCALAANSNLNAMTQLVGRILRQPGAIKTDIAALDECHVITHRADTATVVEAIKDGLEKDGLGDFVLQVSQGDSPMGGKVARNIDRRPAFASTEIYLPKVMIADSGDARELDYETDILSCIDWRGFDPTTIAARIPENAQAAESQLQRIKLGDDGDELLVGETVSENSETLTFQPAHAVRMISDIVPNPFVGREIVGSLLAALTSRGFDDAKLGRLASLIVEELRKGLDSERAVRAEALFKEEVTAGRIQFRLRLDGRNWRMPFAMETTEPENARQLLSRSGGALEKSLFTPVYENELNGDERDVAVYLDGEQALSWWHRNVARSQYGIQGWKKAKIYPDFIFAVQGEGEAKRIRVLETKGDQLDNLDTAYKRNVLAFLSENFAWDESTPAGELELIQNDGVAVECTLILMSEWKSKLPSYL, encoded by the coding sequence ATGTTTCGCCAGCTCGACTATCAAGATCGCGTGCTGACTACGCTCGACGACTATCTTGATTTTCTAAAGGGAAAGAAGACTCAAGCGGACAAGATCGCCGCTCTTGCGATTCAAAACCCCGATCTTGGCTTGACCATACCCGATTTTGCGAAGGAAGCTTGGGAAGCACTGAAGGTAGATGGCAAGCTCCCCGCATCCCGCGCCGCTATTCCATTTTCACCCCGAATGGACGGATGTAACCGCCCCGTGCCTAATACGGTGCTGAAGGTACCAACAGGTGGTGGTAAGACTTGGCTGGCAGTCTCCGCTGTCTCAAAAATCATGAGCCGCTATCTTGATCGCAACGCTGGCTTCATTCTCTGGATCGTGCCTAACGAGGCGATTTACACCCAGACCCTGAAACACTTGAAAGACCGGGAACACCCTTATCGGCAAGCGCTAGACCGCGCTGCCGCCGGGCGGGTGCGGATTATGGAAAAATCCGACCGCCTCGATGCCCGAGATGTTGAAACCCATCTGTGCATCATGATCCTCATGCTGCAATCGTCGAATCGCGAGAACCAAGATACGCTGAAGATGTTTCAAGATCGTGGCGACGTACACGGCTTCTTTCCGCCCGAAGGAGAGCAGCAAGCCCATAAAGCTGCACTGGACCATATTCCAAACCTTTCTGCATATTTCGCTGATACCCCCTGGCCAATGATCAAAGAGTCCTTGGGCAATGCCTTGCGTACTATCAGGCCCGTCGTCGTCATGGATGAAGGTCACCGCGCTGTGTCGGATTTGGCCTTTGCTACTCTCTATGGCTTCAATCCCTGTTTCGTTCTGGAACTTACCGCCACCCCGCAGGACGTTCAGCCGCGCGGCGGAAGAAATCCTCGCGAGGGGCGCTACGCCAACGTCCTGGTCGAAGTGACAGGACGGGAGCTGGACCGGGAAGGCATGATCAAGATGCCGCTCAATCTCGATCCCCGGCAAGGGAACGACTGGAAGGCTACCTTGAACGCCGCCGTTGCTAAAATTACTGATCTGGATAAAGAAGCCAAAAAGCTTCAAGCCGATACAGGGCGCTATATCCGGCCAATCATGCTGATTCAGGTTGAGCGCACAGGTGCCGATCAACGCGAAAGCGGTCATATTCACGCAGATGACGTCAAAGAATGGCTTTTGACTGCGGGCTTTGATGAAGCGGCAATTGCCATCAAGACAGCAGAGCAAAACGACCTAAACCAGCCCGAGAATCTCGACCTTCTCGCTCCGACAAACCGCGTCCGAGCGATTATCACCAAGCAGGCGCTTCAAGAAGGTTGGGACTGCCCGTTTGCTTATGTCCTATGCGCTCTTGCGGCTAACTCCAATTTGAATGCGATGACGCAGCTAGTCGGGCGCATATTGCGCCAGCCCGGGGCGATCAAGACGGATATCGCGGCGCTGGATGAATGCCACGTCATTACACATCGCGCCGATACCGCAACCGTAGTTGAGGCGATCAAGGACGGCCTGGAAAAGGACGGTCTTGGCGACTTTGTCTTGCAGGTTTCACAGGGCGATTCGCCGATGGGGGGCAAGGTAGCCCGAAATATTGACCGCCGCCCAGCCTTCGCTTCAACGGAAATCTATTTGCCCAAGGTTATGATCGCGGACAGCGGCGACGCGCGCGAATTGGACTATGAGACGGATATTTTGTCCTGCATAGATTGGCGTGGCTTTGATCCGACGACTATTGCCGCCAGAATACCCGAGAATGCGCAGGCCGCCGAGAGTCAGCTTCAACGTATCAAATTAGGCGATGACGGAGACGAACTGCTCGTCGGCGAAACGGTCTCAGAAAATTCCGAAACACTGACTTTCCAACCGGCCCATGCCGTCAGGATGATATCAGATATAGTTCCCAATCCTTTTGTCGGGCGGGAAATAGTTGGTAGCCTCTTGGCCGCCTTGACGTCGCGCGGGTTCGATGACGCCAAACTTGGTAGGCTTGCAAGCCTGATCGTCGAAGAGCTGCGCAAAGGGCTCGATTCCGAACGCGCGGTGCGGGCTGAAGCCCTATTCAAGGAAGAAGTGACGGCGGGGCGGATTCAATTTCGCTTGCGCCTGGACGGACGCAATTGGCGCATGCCATTTGCTATGGAAACGACTGAACCCGAGAATGCCCGCCAACTTCTGAGTAGATCAGGCGGAGCGCTTGAGAAGAGCCTTTTTACCCCGGTCTATGAGAACGAGTTGAATGGCGACGAGCGCGATGTCGCGGTCTATCTGGACGGGGAACAAGCTCTCTCATGGTGGCACCGGAATGTGGCGCGGTCGCAATACGGTATTCAGGGGTGGAAAAAAGCCAAAATTTATCCCGATTTCATCTTTGCAGTTCAGGGGGAGGGAGAGGCCAAGCGCATCCGGGTCCTGGAAACCAAGGGCGATCAGCTCGACAATCTAGATACTGCCTACAAACGAAATGTTCTGGCATTTCTTTCTGAAAACTTTGCTTGGGATGAATCAACACCGGCAGGTGAATTGGAGCTCATTCAAAATGATGGTGTGGCCGTTGAATGTACGCTCATCCTTATGAGCGAATGGAAGTCTAAACTTCCCTCTTATCTATGA
- a CDS encoding site-specific DNA-methyltransferase — protein sequence MTELNFKGKEFVYNHHLAVPFRPLMPDESKGIGPVALDGNLIIQGDNLHALKALLPLYAGKVDCIFIDPPYNTGNEGWAYNDNVNAPMIKEWLESNPIGIEDGLRHDKWCAMMWPRLRLLHELLSDTGSLWITLDDNEMHRAKQLLDEVFGLDGFVATCIWQKRFSPSNDEKFISTTHDYLLVYAKEKEVWARGLIPRTREQLELYSNPDGDARGDWASDNYVSNKSKNERPNSWFPITRPYDGKEIWPSPTAVWRYSRTQHKKNVAEGRVWWGEAGLNDVPRFKRFLSEVQDGVVPQTLWRHHEVGHNQGAKQFLKKLFPELDDVFQTPKPLELLLRVLQIASSKDALILDSFAGSGTTAHAVLEANRRDGGNRRFILVEMEDYADRLTAERMRRVINGYDFKGTLRTELLRERLIWRTISNAGELAHKVEAIENLHGHEYDRIKKEVKDSELIVTGEKTVAERAEGLGGTFTYCTLGEPVELDRILSGETLPSFDGIGSILFHMATARAFDPSAMRPDDFYLGNTEGQHVWLIYKPDIDWLKTPESALTLSRAKAFAATDPDSRHLVFAPARYVSQKMLAEQNVPVEFVPLPFALYRIDRS from the coding sequence GTGACCGAGCTGAACTTTAAAGGCAAGGAGTTCGTCTACAATCATCACCTAGCTGTCCCATTTCGACCGTTAATGCCAGATGAGAGCAAAGGCATAGGTCCCGTCGCACTGGACGGTAACTTGATCATCCAAGGTGATAATCTACATGCCCTGAAGGCACTCTTGCCCCTCTATGCGGGGAAGGTGGATTGCATCTTTATCGATCCACCCTACAACACCGGCAATGAAGGCTGGGCCTATAACGACAACGTCAATGCCCCGATGATCAAAGAATGGCTTGAATCTAATCCGATAGGGATAGAGGACGGCCTGCGCCATGATAAGTGGTGCGCCATGATGTGGCCCAGGCTGCGGCTCTTGCACGAGCTTCTTTCCGATACAGGAAGCCTCTGGATAACGCTTGACGACAATGAAATGCATCGCGCGAAGCAACTGCTGGATGAGGTTTTTGGTCTCGATGGTTTCGTTGCAACATGCATTTGGCAGAAACGCTTCTCCCCATCCAACGACGAGAAGTTTATATCGACAACTCATGATTACTTACTTGTATACGCCAAAGAAAAGGAGGTTTGGGCACGAGGGCTAATTCCCCGAACTCGAGAGCAGCTGGAATTGTATTCAAACCCTGATGGGGACGCACGTGGAGACTGGGCTTCCGACAACTATGTCTCCAATAAATCGAAGAATGAGCGTCCGAATAGCTGGTTCCCGATCACGCGACCTTATGATGGAAAAGAGATTTGGCCTTCGCCCACTGCTGTCTGGCGATACTCTCGCACTCAACACAAGAAGAATGTCGCGGAAGGTCGTGTATGGTGGGGTGAGGCGGGATTGAATGACGTTCCGCGGTTCAAACGATTTCTTTCTGAAGTACAAGACGGCGTAGTCCCGCAGACCTTATGGCGGCATCATGAGGTTGGTCATAATCAAGGGGCAAAGCAGTTCCTAAAGAAATTGTTTCCCGAACTTGATGATGTATTTCAGACTCCAAAGCCACTTGAACTATTGTTGCGGGTTCTACAAATCGCGAGCAGCAAAGACGCGCTTATACTTGACTCCTTTGCTGGCTCCGGCACCACGGCTCACGCTGTGCTTGAAGCCAACCGGCGCGACGGGGGCAACCGCCGTTTTATACTAGTAGAAATGGAAGACTATGCTGACCGGTTGACGGCGGAGCGCATGCGCCGGGTGATTAATGGTTATGACTTCAAGGGCACGCTACGAACCGAGCTACTTCGGGAGCGGCTGATTTGGCGCACAATCAGCAATGCCGGGGAGTTGGCCCACAAGGTCGAAGCCATTGAAAACCTTCACGGCCACGAGTACGACCGTATCAAGAAAGAAGTGAAGGACAGCGAACTGATCGTGACGGGAGAAAAAACCGTGGCCGAGCGCGCCGAGGGTCTTGGGGGAACATTCACCTATTGTACACTTGGTGAGCCGGTCGAGCTGGACAGAATACTGAGCGGTGAAACTTTGCCGTCATTCGACGGTATCGGTTCCATTCTCTTCCACATGGCCACTGCACGGGCCTTTGACCCAAGCGCTATGCGCCCGGATGATTTCTATCTCGGGAATACCGAAGGGCAGCATGTTTGGTTGATCTATAAACCCGATATTGACTGGCTGAAGACACCCGAATCCGCGCTGACGCTTTCGCGGGCAAAGGCGTTTGCTGCGACCGATCCGGACAGCCGCCATCTTGTTTTCGCTCCCGCTCGCTATGTCAGCCAAAAAATGCTGGCAGAGCAGAATGTGCCGGTGGAATTCGTCCCGCTACCCTTCGCACTTTATCGCATTGACCGGAGCTGA
- a CDS encoding tyrosine-type recombinase/integrase produces MPKLTKRTVDALQATEKDFFLWDSELPGFGVRVMPSGRKSYLIQYRDAGRRTRRKGLGKHGVVTADEARTEARAQLAAITQGSNPAEEKRKKAIAPDIAALCERFMSEHVAHRCKPSTQNEYRRNIDRFIKPALGKYKIEEVTRAQVSELHQRFHDRPYQANRNLAVLSVMFNRAELWGLRPDGSNPCRHIRKYPEKQRERYLTDAELSRLGATLQELEASGEESLASINAIRLLILTGCRLGEVLTLQWDYIREDAIWLPDSKTGAKKVYLGPATLEVLEQIERLPDNPYVITGIKPGSHLINLQKPWRRIRAKAGLVDVRIHDLRHSFASSAVGIGESLPMLGKLLGHTQPQTTARYAHLADDRMKAAASRVSSEIAAKLLVAQ; encoded by the coding sequence ATGCCGAAGCTCACTAAGCGTACCGTTGATGCCCTGCAGGCAACTGAGAAGGACTTCTTTCTATGGGATAGTGAACTCCCTGGCTTCGGGGTTCGGGTCATGCCTTCGGGTCGCAAGAGCTATCTCATTCAGTATCGCGACGCTGGGCGGCGTACCCGCCGCAAGGGGCTCGGCAAGCATGGTGTGGTTACAGCTGATGAGGCGCGAACGGAAGCCCGCGCCCAACTGGCTGCCATAACACAGGGAAGTAACCCGGCGGAAGAGAAGCGCAAGAAGGCGATCGCGCCTGATATCGCTGCGTTATGTGAGCGCTTCATGTCCGAGCATGTCGCCCATCGCTGCAAACCGAGCACCCAAAATGAGTATCGACGCAACATCGATCGCTTCATCAAACCCGCTCTTGGCAAATATAAGATTGAAGAAGTGACGCGGGCCCAAGTCTCAGAACTACATCAACGGTTCCACGATAGGCCGTATCAGGCAAATCGGAACCTGGCTGTACTATCGGTCATGTTCAATCGGGCAGAACTTTGGGGGCTACGCCCCGATGGCTCCAACCCTTGTCGTCATATCCGAAAGTATCCGGAGAAACAGCGGGAACGCTATTTGACCGATGCTGAGTTGAGTAGGCTGGGCGCGACACTGCAAGAACTGGAAGCGTCGGGAGAGGAGTCGTTAGCTTCCATCAATGCCATTCGGCTCTTGATCCTGACTGGCTGTCGCCTGGGAGAAGTCTTGACCCTGCAATGGGACTATATTCGGGAAGACGCCATCTGGCTTCCAGACTCAAAGACGGGCGCAAAGAAGGTCTACCTTGGCCCAGCAACGTTAGAAGTCTTGGAACAAATCGAACGGCTACCTGACAACCCTTATGTAATTACAGGGATTAAACCGGGCTCCCACCTCATCAACCTACAGAAGCCCTGGCGACGTATCCGAGCCAAAGCAGGTTTGGTAGATGTTCGCATCCATGACCTGCGCCACTCCTTTGCGTCTAGCGCAGTTGGTATAGGCGAGAGCTTACCCATGCTAGGGAAGCTTTTAGGACACACCCAGCCGCAAACCACAGCGCGCTACGCGCACCTGGCAGACGACCGAATGAAGGCCGCAGCCAGTCGCGTCTCTTCCGAGATCGCAGCGAAACTCTTAGTTGCGCAGTGA
- a CDS encoding helix-turn-helix transcriptional regulator: MTPTELNQVASQAYYDQLLKEREAAEFLGFTVRALQNWRVRGGGPEFIRSSSRAIRYQRRDLIAWADARRCRTTTDAA; this comes from the coding sequence ATGACACCTACAGAACTAAACCAGGTTGCTTCGCAGGCTTACTACGATCAGCTCTTGAAAGAGCGAGAAGCGGCAGAATTTTTGGGCTTCACAGTGCGCGCATTGCAGAATTGGCGTGTTCGCGGTGGCGGACCTGAATTCATCCGCAGCTCCAGTCGCGCAATCCGTTATCAACGGCGAGACCTGATCGCCTGGGCCGATGCGCGCCGGTGCCGCACAACCACCGACGCGGCGTAA
- a CDS encoding VOC family protein, with translation MQQQISVITLGIADLERSKQFYSDGFGWKPIFENEEIAFYQMNGFVFGTWLGSELAKDTQRDSLNSPAAFSLAHNVSSREDVELTMQRLVDAGGKLLRPADEPPQGGFRGYVADPDDHAWEIAYNPTWPIDENGHVTFAA, from the coding sequence ATGCAACAACAAATCTCTGTAATCACACTCGGCATCGCAGACCTTGAGAGGTCAAAGCAGTTTTATAGCGATGGCTTTGGCTGGAAGCCAATTTTCGAGAATGAAGAAATTGCATTTTACCAAATGAACGGGTTTGTTTTCGGAACATGGCTTGGCAGTGAGTTGGCGAAAGATACTCAACGCGATTCGCTCAATAGCCCTGCTGCATTCTCGCTCGCCCATAATGTTAGCTCTCGTGAAGACGTAGAGCTTACGATGCAGAGACTTGTTGATGCTGGTGGCAAATTGCTTCGCCCCGCCGATGAGCCGCCACAGGGCGGGTTTAGAGGCTACGTTGCAGACCCAGACGATCACGCATGGGAAATAGCCTATAACCCCACATGGCCGATTGACGAAAATGGACACGTCACATTCGCTGCTTAG
- a CDS encoding acyloxyacyl hydrolase, whose amino-acid sequence MGHFKNLTIATALAGLLGVTGLAGPATAQESDPSLLALGVGWYDFNLGDDEAADFRIEYRHGQGFFDILKPFAGLEVTSDGSVWAGAGLALDFKLGNHVALTLSSGPGYYSEGDGKDLGSELEFRSQAELSYIFDDKARLGVAVSHLSNAGIGDRNPGTEVLSLYYMVPLHSLTGN is encoded by the coding sequence ATGGGACACTTTAAGAATCTGACCATTGCGACGGCCCTGGCGGGCCTGCTGGGTGTAACCGGCCTTGCGGGACCGGCGACGGCGCAGGAGTCCGATCCCTCCCTCCTTGCGCTGGGCGTGGGTTGGTACGACTTCAATCTGGGCGACGACGAGGCGGCCGATTTCCGGATCGAATATCGTCACGGGCAAGGCTTCTTTGACATCTTGAAGCCCTTCGCGGGCCTGGAAGTAACCAGTGACGGTTCGGTGTGGGCGGGCGCCGGTCTGGCGCTTGACTTCAAGCTTGGGAACCATGTGGCGCTTACCTTGAGCTCGGGACCCGGCTATTACAGCGAAGGCGACGGCAAGGACCTCGGCAGCGAGCTTGAGTTCCGCTCCCAGGCCGAGCTTTCCTATATCTTCGACGACAAGGCGCGGTTGGGCGTTGCCGTCAGCCACCTCTCGAACGCCGGTATCGGCGATCGCAATCCTGGCACCGAGGTCCTCAGCCTCTATTACATGGTGCCGCTGCACAGCCTGACCGGCAACTGA